In Pseudomonas sp. ADAK2, the genomic window GTAATTCTTGATTAAGTAGAGAACTAACAGCAGTTCTTTCAAATATCGAATCATAGTATTTACGCAACTCGGCGAGGGTGTTTTGCCAATAGTTTGTCAGCCATTTTTTGACACTAGCACCGAGCCATCAAACCGCAAGAAATGCCGGGTTTTTCCTAAAAGCGTCAAAAAATTGTTGACTCAAATCTGACACACTCAAAGCGCTACAGCCCTTGTATTTCAAGCCTTTCGACCGTTTATCGTTTTCTTCTAAATGTGAAAAACCCGTCAAAACCGCGGCAAATCCAGACACAGCAAGCACTTGATGGCCATTCGCCCCCAAAAACGGGGGTGTTCTAGAAGAGCAACATGTCATTTTGCTGACACGATTTGCCAAGGCTGGGCTATACCCCTTTTGACAGTCTAATTCCTGATCTTTCCACCGTCTTACGAGGCACGCCAATATGGACGTGAGCGTATTTGGTACGGGCTACGTTGGCCTGATTCAAGCAGCTGCATTGGCCGATGTCGGACATCGCGTGCTGTGTGTCGATATCGATCCGAACAAGATCAAACAGTTGCAACAGGCAGTTCCACCGATCAGTGAACCGGGACTTTCCGGCACCCTGGAAGAAAACATCAAGGCTGGCCGTTTGCTGTTCACGACCCAGGCCAGCGATGCGGTCGAACATGCCGAATTGATCTTTATCGCGGTCGGTACGCCGGCCGATGAAGACGGTTCCGCCGACCTCAGCCATGTGCTGAACGTGGCCCGGCAGATCGCCAGTTTCATGGAAGCCGATCGTACCCTGATCATCAAGTCGACTGTGCCGGTCGGTACTGCGGACAAGGTTGCCGAAGCCGCCAGCGACGAACTGCGACGCCGGGGCAAAGACGCGCTGATCGTACGGGTCGTGTCCAACCCCGAGTTTCTCAAGGAAGGCAGTGCCCTCGCCGACTGCATGCGCCCGGACCGGATCATCGTCGGCACCAACGACGACATCGCCCGTGACCAGTTGAGCGAACTCTACGCACCGTTCTGCCGCAACCATGAAAAGCTCATGTTCATGGACAACCGCAGCGCCGAGCTGACCAAGTACGCGGCCAACGCGATGCTCGCCACCCGCATCAGTTTCATGAACGAGCTGGCCAACCTCACCGAACTGCTGGGCGCCGACATCGAAGCGGTGCGCAAGGGCATCGGCTCGGACCCGCGCATCGGTTATCACTTTATCTACCCCGGTTGCGGCTTCGGCGGCTCGTGCTTCCCCAAGGACCTGCGCGCCCTGCTGCACACCGCCGAACACAATGGCATGCCATTGCGTCTGCTGCGCAGCGTCACCGACGTCAACGATACCCAGCGGCACATTCTGTTCAGCAAACTGAAAGCGCAATTTCCCCAAGGCCTGGCCGGCAAGTCCATCGCCGTCTGGGGCCTGGCGTTCAAGCCCAACACCGATGACATGCGCGAAGCACCCAGCCGTTACCTGATGGATGCGCTGTGGGCCGAAGGCGCGAGTGTGCAGGCCTATGACCCGGAAGCCATGTCCGAATGCCGGCGCATCTACGGCTACCGCAATGACCTGCACCTGTGCGCCACCCGCGACGACACCCTGGAAGACGCCGATGCGTTGGTGATCTGCACCGAGTGGAAGAATTTCCGGGTGGTGGATTTCGATCTGCTGGCGAGCAAGTTGCGCGCCAAGGTCATCGTCGACGGGCGCAACCTCTACAACCCGGAACACGTCGCCGCCGCCGGTTTGCACTACAGCGGCATCGGCCTGCGGCACATCGCTCCAGAGGTGCTGCGCCCATGAATATTCTGGTGACGGGAGCAGCGGGATTCATTGGTGCCCATTGTGTGTTGCGGTTGTTGCGCGACGGGCATCGGGTCTGCGGGCTGGATAACTTCAACGACTATTACGACCCGCAACTCAAGCACGATCGCGTGCGCTGGGTGCAGGAGCAAGTCGGCAGTTTTCCCCTCGCGCAGATTGACCTGGCCGACGCCCCGGCCATCGAAGCCTTGTTTGCGAGCGAACAACCGGAGGTGGTGCTTCACCTCGCCGCCCAGGCCGGGGTGCGTTACTCGCTGGATAACCCCAAGGCGTATCTGGACAGCAACCTCAGCGGTTTCCTGAACATCCTTGAAAGCTGCCGCCACCATCCGGTGAAGCACTTGATCTACGCCTCGTCCAGTTCGGTGTACGGCGCCAACCAGCACACACCCTACTCGACCCATGACGGCGTCAATCACCCGCTGTCGCTGTACGCGGCCACCAAGAAAGCCAATGAGCTGATGGCCCACAGTTACAGCCACCTGTTCGGCATTCCCAGCACCGGGCTGCGCTTCTTCACGGTCTACGGGCCTTGGGGTCGGCCAGACATGTCGCCGATCCGTTTCGCCCAGGCGATTGCCGAGGGCAGCCCGTTGAAGCTGTTCAATTACGGCCAGCATCAACGCGACTTCACCTACATCGACGACATCGTCGAAAGCATCGCTCGCCTGGTCGATCGGCCACCGAGCAGCACGCCGGACTGGAACCGCGAACAACCGGACGCGGCCAGCAGCATGGCGCCGTGGCGGATCTACAACATCGGCGGCGAACGCCCGGTGGAACTCAAGGATTACCTGGCCCTGATGGAAAAGCACCTGGGCCGCAAAGCCAATGTCGAGCTGTTGCCGCTGCAACCGGGCGATGTGCTCAACACCTGTGCCGATGTCCACGAACTGGAACGGGACACCGGTTTTCAACCGCGCATCGAACTCGACGAGGGCCTTCGCCGGTTCGTCGCCTGGTTCCGCGAATACTACCCATTGCACGCCCATACGCCGCCTGCGGCTGAGCAACAGGGCTGAGAGCTACAGCGGAGGAGTCTATGACTGGACATGAAAAAGGTGTGCCACTCCAAAGTTTGCGCCGTGACAAGCGCCTGGACCCCGAGCACCGAATGCGCCTCGACACCGCGATCCACATGCAGGGTCGCGGCTGGATTACCGGTCGCGACGGTGGTCGGCCCTGGACCTTGTCCCGCACCAACCGAATCGTGGCGTGCTTCGGTGCCTTGTTGATCCTGATCCTGATTTCGCCGCTGTTGCTGGGCCTGGCCCTGGCGATCAAGTTCAGCAGCCCTGGCCCGATCATGTTCGTGCAAAAACGCACCGGTTACCGCGGTCGCGTGTTCGGCATGTACAAGTTTCGCACCATGGTGGCCAATGCCGAGGAGCTTAAAGAGTCCCTGCGCCACCTGAACAAACACGGTGCCGACGCTATCGATTTCAAGATCGACAAGGACCCGCGCATCACCCGCATCGGTGGGTTCCTGCGGCGCAGCAGCCTCGACGAGCTGCCCAACCTGATCAATGTGTTTACCGGCGACATGCGTTTGGTCGGACCGCGAC contains:
- a CDS encoding UDP-glucose dehydrogenase family protein, yielding MDVSVFGTGYVGLIQAAALADVGHRVLCVDIDPNKIKQLQQAVPPISEPGLSGTLEENIKAGRLLFTTQASDAVEHAELIFIAVGTPADEDGSADLSHVLNVARQIASFMEADRTLIIKSTVPVGTADKVAEAASDELRRRGKDALIVRVVSNPEFLKEGSALADCMRPDRIIVGTNDDIARDQLSELYAPFCRNHEKLMFMDNRSAELTKYAANAMLATRISFMNELANLTELLGADIEAVRKGIGSDPRIGYHFIYPGCGFGGSCFPKDLRALLHTAEHNGMPLRLLRSVTDVNDTQRHILFSKLKAQFPQGLAGKSIAVWGLAFKPNTDDMREAPSRYLMDALWAEGASVQAYDPEAMSECRRIYGYRNDLHLCATRDDTLEDADALVICTEWKNFRVVDFDLLASKLRAKVIVDGRNLYNPEHVAAAGLHYSGIGLRHIAPEVLRP
- a CDS encoding NAD-dependent epimerase, which gives rise to MNILVTGAAGFIGAHCVLRLLRDGHRVCGLDNFNDYYDPQLKHDRVRWVQEQVGSFPLAQIDLADAPAIEALFASEQPEVVLHLAAQAGVRYSLDNPKAYLDSNLSGFLNILESCRHHPVKHLIYASSSSVYGANQHTPYSTHDGVNHPLSLYAATKKANELMAHSYSHLFGIPSTGLRFFTVYGPWGRPDMSPIRFAQAIAEGSPLKLFNYGQHQRDFTYIDDIVESIARLVDRPPSSTPDWNREQPDAASSMAPWRIYNIGGERPVELKDYLALMEKHLGRKANVELLPLQPGDVLNTCADVHELERDTGFQPRIELDEGLRRFVAWFREYYPLHAHTPPAAEQQG
- a CDS encoding sugar transferase; translated protein: MTGHEKGVPLQSLRRDKRLDPEHRMRLDTAIHMQGRGWITGRDGGRPWTLSRTNRIVACFGALLILILISPLLLGLALAIKFSSPGPIMFVQKRTGYRGRVFGMYKFRTMVANAEELKESLRHLNKHGADAIDFKIDKDPRITRIGGFLRRSSLDELPNLINVFTGDMRLVGPRPTSFNAYRYKDNHLARLSIYPGMTGLWQISGRSNIDFDQRVELDLSYIAEQSLLLDLKILLKTPFKVFSGHGAS